The sequence AGGCAGATATAATTTTTTGAACTAAAGGATGGCGTACAATATCATTTTTACCGAGATAAACAAACTCCAATCCTTTAATGTCGGTCAGTATCTTAGATGCTATCTTTAATCCGGAAGATTTCCCTTTTGGAAGATCTATCTGAGTAATATCTCCCGTGATTATCGCTTTTGACCCAAATCCCAATCTTGTTAAGAACATCTTCATCTGTTCATTTGTAGTATTCTGAGCTTCATCTAATATCACATAAGCAGAATCAAGAGTTCTTCCTCTCATATAAGCTAAAGGTGCCACTTCTATAAGGCCTTTTTCCACAAACTTACCGTATGTTTCAAATCCCAGAATATCAAATAATGCATCATATATAGGCCTTAGATAAGGATCAACTTTCTCCTGTAAATCTCCCGGCAAAAATCCCAGGCTCTCTCCTGCTTCCACCGCCGGCCTTGTAAGGACTATCCTGTTAACTTCCCCATTCTTAAAAGCATTAACGGCTGTTGCCATGGCCAAATATGTTTTACCCGTACCTGCCGGGCCTATGCCAAATACAATATCATTTTTTCTTATAGAATCGATATATTTTTTCTGCCCTAAAGTTTTAGGCCTTATACTCTTGCCCTGAGCTGTAACACAAATAATATCATCTAACAATTCTTGTATTTTATCTTCATTTCCTTCGTATACCAATTGCATGGCATAAGATAACTCTTGATTGGAAATCTTTCCTTGTTTTTTTAACATCTCGACTAATTTAAACAGCAATTTTTCGGTAAGATCAACTGAAATT is a genomic window of Acidilutibacter cellobiosedens containing:
- a CDS encoding PhoH family protein → MNKEIVEKSLAIDNNSLIPELFGKFDENIKVIEKEYNVEILLREGQLKIIGEKISVDLTEKLLFKLVEMLKKQGKISNQELSYAMQLVYEGNEDKIQELLDDIICVTAQGKSIRPKTLGQKKYIDSIRKNDIVFGIGPAGTGKTYLAMATAVNAFKNGEVNRIVLTRPAVEAGESLGFLPGDLQEKVDPYLRPIYDALFDILGFETYGKFVEKGLIEVAPLAYMRGRTLDSAYVILDEAQNTTNEQMKMFLTRLGFGSKAIITGDITQIDLPKGKSSGLKIASKILTDIKGLEFVYLGKNDIVRHPLVQKIISAYEKFDKSEN